The window AACAACAATTACAAGTGTGCCTTAATAAGATGTGTTGAACTGTGGAAGAGCCTACACCCAATGAAATTAGACAATTATAACAACTTATACATAGTTGCCTTTTAGTCAGTGATAGTGAATTCATTGACATGCTATGCCCAAATACGTCTTATTAACGAGTGTAGGCTTAAGCTTGAACGTGTTGTACTTACTCCTTTTAAATAGCATGTCCTTATCGGCAACCATTTAACGTACTTTAGATCATGgtaggttttgttttttatgaataaacaacataaatCCAAACGTCTCAAACACAATACTAATGAAACCTTAATGCTATGTTTgccacatatctatatatttctTATCAAATCAATTTCATAAGTTAAAAACTTTTACTAATCGCTTACGGTTTTTGACCGGAAACAGCCGTTTAATTCAGTTAGCTTGACGTGAGCTTGGCTAGCTTCCTGCTACTAAACATATCAGCTAGCGCCGATTAATGTTGATAGATAGCACAGTAGAAAACGTAGCGTGCTATTAGGAGGGTAGCAgtgatgtttgtttattatgCAGCGACCGAATAAACAGGTCGATATGTAATATCAAAGTACAGTTTTACTGCGAAGACCTTGTTTGGTATAAGTTCCCTTAATGGTTTATAATTGAAAACGACACAAGGCTTTGTAAAATAGCTAGCATTAGCACTTTGCGCTACCTTATCTTAGCTGGTGTAGCAGCTAGCAGCAGAGCCCTGCCTGTCCCAAGTTACCGACGGTGCCAGCGGTGGGGTGTGCAGATCCTGTACGCTTCCTGGATTATTTTCATCAATTTTACAAGCTGTTTACTAAAACATGGTGAATAAAAGTCCTTTTCCGCAACCTGTAGCTTTACATCCTCGAAACTGGATTGCAATTCAAGTGAAATCTCAGATTTCGTGTCAAGTCCCGACCCACTTCACGCACTTCTCACAGTGTTTCGTTCAATGGCGCGCTGCGCATGCGTATCACGGGACAggggtttcttcttcttcttcttcttcggtggGTATTTTATGGCAGCTGGCATCCAAATTGTTGCTTTGCTGGGGACAGGGGTTTGTTGACTTCATATTATTATAAGCCCTTTATCCTACTTATCTACTATCGTTACTACTAGTCCGGCGATTAACTGATTTATCAAtctacttttatttcttttgacaACCGAATTTTCACGAAGAACAGAACAATTACCCCAAACAAGAATTGTCATTTGGAAAAACAAGGCTAGATAATTGAAATAGTTAATTAACTGTTGCCCATAGCCCGTTAATACAATCATGCGATGTTGTATTAAATCATACTTTCCTCTAAAATCATGTACACCATCCTCAAGACTTCATAATCATGTCCAGCCTGATTGATTTGACATTCGTTGCAGGAAATTAGGAGGTATAGATGTATTTATGTCTACCAGTTGGACGGATTGTTATACTTGTGATATCAGTTTGTTAGGATTGAAATACAAAGaccaagaaaaaaatatttgaattgatTAAGGTAGATAGAGAAATGTTTCCATATTCAGTTTAATGAATGCATACTTAACAAAGTATAACATTACAACAGTTAAGCTGCAACACCATAATACTTATTTATAAGGTTAGTTTCTCCAATGCACTTAACAAGGTGCTAATTAGTGAAGTGAAATCTGTTGCAGTGTGCGAAAATTAGACGTATGCATAATTTCCCACTTGAATTATAACCTCTCGACTGTAAAGAGAATATAAAAATGCTCTCTCTCTATAGCAAACATACACACTTGAGATGCCCCACTGGTTATCACTTTTTCCAATTTACAGATGTGAATATTACCCGTTGACAGCCGCAAGATGATGATTAATGCACAAATTTGGTAGCTAATGTACTTGGCATGCTCCCATAATTTGACATTAATTGTCAACgcattttctctttatttccctttgtttCTGAATCGTTTAGCTCCCTAATCTccctttcattattttatatccAATTCCGCCATCGAAAGAGTTTAAAAGGAAATACCAAGGGACACTCGCAGGTTTTCCATGTGCTTCACCGCCTCTTTACTCTTTCAGAGTTTTAATTCTGAAGCTGCtgaagttattttctttttccattcatACACTCATTTTCTACATGGTTACCTAATAGAATAGTTTGTGACAGAATAAGTAGCACATCAAGATAAACAAGATAGATGCATAATGTTGACGAAGAATGATGGAGGGTCACAATGGGGGAATGAGAGTTTATcgttatattttctttttgcatgaacacactaataataaaaaaaatcatcaataCGGAACCCGTTGACTGCCATACATTTGTAGTGTAATTCTACGTACTGACCAACAGAGGGCAGTAAGCACCAGCCTACAAACGCTGCCTGGTACTGATGGACTGTCGATATCAAAAATTCAATGGTATTAACATTTTACTATACCTTACAGGCTGAACCTGgttataaatatattgtaataaACATTTAACCTTCATCAATGaagattaaatgaaaaaaaaagtgaatgagTGAGAGGCAAGAATAGGCAAAAGGAAATCAATCAAACTCAAGATACAGGCCTGCATCCatagtttgtgtgtgaaaacatagGTTAtaaaacttaaatcaaacatatGATGTGCTCTGGTAAGAACCCTTTTACAAAGAAATTAGTCAAATCACACGCCctatgtaaaatgtgttgttatctACGTTCCTcgtcatattaaaaaaaagagagacttgGATATCCAGCAGACATTTAGCTCTCAACCTCATCAAAttcacaatttaatttaatttgcgAATTGACGAAGATGCAATCATTTACTATATTTAGCTTGAACTGATCATAAAGTGAAATGCGACTGTTCTCCACATGACTGCCGTTCATCCTGCATTAGATGCAGATGTTTTTCTGGGAGTAAGCATAGCTCTCATTAGCACCATCTGAATATCATgtgaaaaaacaggaaatgactcTTAAGATGTGACATCTGACACATCACTGATAGAAAATTACCAAGAAGATATCTGTGTTGCTAGGTAATACAGACACTTTCGAAGCAGTTAAATGCCTGTGGAGCAGCTGGTAGGACTTGatcacaacaacacatatttgaAAACACTCAGGCCAAAGATTGTCATAGCattacaacaataaaaagtgaGATGTTGTCACTGGCTGGAGAGGATTTTCTTCAGAGCGTCTTCACTGATAGTCCTGAGGTTGATCAGACAACTATTACCTTGACAGCCATCAGTCAGAGGCGAGACACATGGccatgtgtgtgattgttagTAATGAGTGCATTGGTCTCACACTGTACATCCATCAACAGagtcaaaaatatacatttaaaaaagcaaaaaaggaGATTAAGGGAGGTGATGTCTATCTGACAGTCTTTCACAATAATGTGACAGCAGCTTTCTGGCTGAAAACACTTTCTATTTACTCTAACTTCTGAGATAATCCCAGCCCCACTTTCCCACCTTTTCTCTTCCATTCGTTATTTCCTTTCTGCTTCTTCACTTCTTCCCTTCCTCTGTAATCTCAAAATTAAATAATGCGATTTGTTGACTCTTTGACCCTTATTTAGGGTTGCAAGTTGCAACCATATACTTTATGTATACCTGCGAGGGTTAAGCAAAGTATAACTTGAACACTGAAAATAGTTTTACGCAACAACATTGTTAAAATGGCatgaacaaatgaaaacacactgtgaaagGGTTAAACTCTGGAAGCCACCTTGTAACCAACCCCTACTGTAGAGCAtaccatgctttaatgtctatTTTACGCTAAATGTGACCATAAAttattagcatgctaaaacaataatataagaTGTGTTAGCATTTGCTCAAACATCATTGAGCCGCTTACATAGCTGACTGTTAGACTTTTCAAGTTAGGCCTGAGAAATTGCTTTTTTAAGGATTTGGACTAATGCACATGTTTTGATAAAGGTAAGGCCACCAACGTTTCCATCCATTGAGTGATCGAAAGCTTGCCTcacatctttttcttctttcctctcctcctttgaACCCCTTCCTCTGAAGCCTGGGCACATCACACGGGTGGGGGAAGTATTAAATGTGAAATCTTTCCACTTCAGTGGGATTCAGGAAATTGTCTTCCCCGCGGGGAAGTAAATgcagatggagggatggataTATGGAAGCATGAAGAAATGGATGGAGGAGTAAAATGATTGGAAGAAGAGATGGATtaagggaaggaaggaaaggtgAAATATTTGGAGGATGGATGGGTTGGCCGTAAGCAGCAGAGAagtggagagtggaggaaagaggaagagagatggaGGTGCTGGAGATGAGATGGCTGAGCTGTCTGTTTGAAGATAAATCAGAGAGGCAGTGCATAGTTCTGTATCCATAAAcgcacacacattaacagatgtGTGTGCGCACTCACGCTtgaactcacacacatgcaaacacacacaaacacaaatacactcacTTACTCAGCCTGCACACACTCTGCCCCACGGCGAGGTGGTAAAAGGCCACGGCTGATTGGGTGCTGCAGGCTGATTTTGCCCCGAGTGGCAGAGCAGTGCAAGTTGGGATGTTTGGATACAAATGCAGTCATCCATGAAGGCATGAGGTAGGTcacccctcttctctctctcttttcaacATCTCCTTCTCATTCTATTTTCCAATCTCCATACCTTCATTTCATTTCCCCACAGGGTTTTTCTACTCTGTTCCTATCAATCCATCTTTCATACAGACAGTGTATTCTCTGTGGGTATTAACAGTAGCtctcagtgctcctctctttctctctgttgtctGGCTTTATTCATTTCCATCTGTCTTCCATCTTTCTCATTCTCTTTTTTCCAGCTTTATTTTCCCTCCATCTTTTCCCTgcctgcagccacacacacacacacacacacacacacacacacacacacacacacacacacacacacacacacacacacacacacacacacacacacacacacacacacacacacacacacacacacacacacacacacacacacacacatccctgcaGTGTACTAACACAATAATTAGTCGTGGTTGATGTCTTTGACAGTCCTAATCCTTCTAAATGGCGACCACATGCCTTTCCTCATCAGCCCAGGGCTGGTCACCtgacacacaaaccacacacacacatgctggaacacacacacatgcttgcgCTGTTTGCAAATAGGCATATTACGGATCCATCTGTGTTTGGTGTAGTTTTGAGATGCTTCTGTCTTAGAGATTTCATGCTCCAATAATTAACAATGTAGCAACCTCCATCTTCATCTATTGTCTAGAATAAAACACCTGATCAAAAgtctcattaaaacaaatattaggtGTTGGACTATGGCTAAATTGCAGACAATCCCCCTTACATTGAGTGGCATTTTTCGGACTGGATGAAACAAGGCTAACTGTTCTCGATCCTTTTATCTCACAATTTCAGAGAGAAAACCATTTATAAATAATTTCCCGAAAAcattaaactattttaaagatGATGTGGTTAATAAGGTTTGGTGCATTGAACATATTTCCGAAGATCACATACACATAGAGCCATTATGTGAAAACAGATTTCAGGAAAGAAAGATTGAAGTGTGAactaattacaaaaataattttgtttttgGCTTTCTGCCCTACAGAATTAgatggggagagagaggggaaaacatgCAGACTAATGCTGCAGGGTCGGATTCAAACTGGGTCCGCTGCATTAAGGACACAGACAGTAAGTAAGTACCTCGTGCGCATGCTCTACCAAGGTAGCTATCTATCTAAATCAAGCAAGAATGGTGTGCACCCCTCTCAATTGGactaaaatgcaataaaaacaagagtGATTTGTTGATTCAATCAACATGACGTTGCCCAACTACTTCTtaacatttctctctttctgtgtgtgtgaccattAACCCATCACATGTGTAAAGTGAATGTGTGACCACACACACCGTGAGCCCCCTCTGACTCAGAGGGCTTGTGGAGATCAAACACTGATGCCGTCATATGGTTTGAATTAGGGTCAGTCTTCATGTTTCATCAtaaaactttgtgtgtgtgtgtgcacgcacgcacgcgcgtgcacacacacacacacacacacacacacacacacacacacacacacacacacacacacacacacacacacaaagggttTGGTTAATGTGTTTGCTATGATGTGTGATTTGATCAGGgtattttttctgtgtgtgtgtgtgtgtgtgtgtgtgtgtgtgtgtgtgtgtgtgtgtgtgtgtgtgtgtgtgtgtgtgtgtgtgtgtgtgtgtgtgtgtgtgtgtgcttttaaatAGTTTGGCAAGATTGCATGGTTATGTGAATTGTGttcaggttgtgtgtgtgtgtgtgtgtgtgtgtgtgtgtgtgtgtgtgtgtgtgtgtgtgtgtgtgtgtgtgtgtgtgtgtgtgtgtgtgtgtgtgtgtgtgtgtgtgtgtgtggttgaggTTTGGAACATATTTTCCGTAACCACTGAACCATAAGCTCTGAGAAGTTGCGGGCTAATGGGCCCACCCACAAATAGgaaacacaatacacacatacgcatccacacacacacacacacacacccacacatacacacacacacacacacacacacacacacacacacacacacacacacacacacacacacacacacacacacacacacacacacacacacacacacacacacacacacacctgcatgtaGCCAGttgatacatttttatagaGACATGATTTGCTTTCACAAGTCCTTGCTTTCCTTGCAGCTTCTTTCCTCTAGTGTTTGATAAGAAATAAAAAcgattgtgtttttaatcagaaattgttatttttagttATGTTCTGTATAATGTTTTAAACTAAAGTGGGATTTCTtcgtttttttattaatgttttgcaggcctgttttttaatttatgttgtgttttctgtctcaaaagatccaATGCAACACATTTAGGTCCCTTCTTAGACCCGGACGTTatccttttctgtctttgtttgccATAAGGCTCATGATATACTTACTTTCTTTTAACATTTGTGCATCTAAGTGACTGTGACAGGAGCAGCATTGTTCACATGTTAAACTGTGCACTTTGTGTAGATGAAGGATTAACAAGAATCATCATTTGTTGACAGAGAGAAACTTTCCTTGGGAACATGCTCATATTGCAGACTTAAACTTAACCGAACATGgcaacactttaaaatgttactttcatgtttgtgttaaaaagCAAGTGAGAAGTTAGTGGTAGAGATCATATTCAACACCACCTCCTCGGGCTGCAAGATACTTTTCAGAAGCACTGTTATCAACGGAGTCAGCTGAAGAAAAAATGAAGCTATGAGTCCCTTGCTTTCCTGCCAGCTTGGATAAATAAGTTTCATTTCTGTTGTTGTAAACATTGTTACAAGAAAGGTTGCTGTCAAATATAAGATTTCAATCACAGTTCAGTgtttaaagacctcatgacacgtggaaaataaagtaatatacatacacacattgaaagtacacatacaaaatagtcacttgaagttggttttaatcattatgatagagaaattgagtttgtacggccttttaaaagtgcgatttttgcgatctgctaccgaccttcctattagtcagtcacatgacctatgacgtacactccggaacggctccttggtcaagacactatcccacctgtcactcacgactatcctgacacctgtcaacaacatggattctgacaactccgattcatcctcggatcctgacacatttttcgaagtggcagagtccgacccaatgctggaggacaatgtgaggggcgttatgccctatagatacgagccatacttggatgagttggagccacagggttctacggaaagttcggatggcgaggcagaaggcgctgttggtggtgctgctgtggcagacggtcggatgcctatggattttggcagactacagcacgtggaatggtaacttccttcttgttcacttttctgacaatgaacactccgtaagatattgtactttgtaatatccaccacaaccagcgtttgcaccagcgagcatgtgtgtgtgcagtctgcctcctcacctcccagaattagccaaatagtcaccattactagcctacagatcgcaaagggccattgttgtttcccggtgcttgtcatagtcttaatctttatttagttatgttattttttttgagagcgatgaaaataccaattaggtctactatattagtttgccctgcgtcatactcatacagtagcctatgctataacccagtagtagcctatgctataacctagCTCCTGACCAGTGGCCATCCTTCCGCGATTAGGCTAGTTCTACGTCGGCTTTTCACGCGAATCAACCCATGACAttgacactttgtaaagttctgtgacaattgtaagattgtttcaagccccttgcctttatctgttatattttaggtgttcttgtgggagatgtgagccaatgccactggtagtggagtcggtgtgctgccgcgaacagtcaagagtgtgcgagaggagagaggaggagggagcagacacccgctgcatcacagaacattctggctttgagccagtttgtctgaatctgcatgTTCTGCGCACCGCACATTTCCACTATCGGCAAGAATACGGGGATGTAGAGGGAAACGAGTGAGTATACAATcctattgtaaaatcatttgtatggaCTAGTAGGAATTGTATGATTTGATATCACCAATGACGTAAATGTATGCGTAAAACGAACTGTCATGTAGGTTAcagtaggcctaggcctacatctaaaacacctgtgtttttcttctgattttctttcaacttttaggTGGAAGAGGTACACTGGATACAGACAGTTTGTGCGATGGTGCTACGAGTACCTGGGAAGACATGTCAGGGTCCCCATACCttcctgtgtggtgtggtgtatccggagaacttttccctccattgatTACAGGGGGTTCCAGGACACCAACAGCCCGTGATGATACATGTATGCTGTTaacttgttaattttgtttttttagtttaaatacatgagtttgtaaatacatgaaaatgaatgtcaatacatgatacctctggcttcacatgaatgtgtcttcatttttacaacttacaaCAGCTTACAACAAATAGGCCTAGCAAATCAATTTACACCTTCACCATGGAAGGGTAGCTGATATTTTTGATCATACGGTGTCTAAGATGTGCTGTACTTCAGGGACAATGCAATACAAGCCCACATGGATAAGGGGGAAAACTGTAGCAACACAGACATACTACACACCCTGTAATGACACTTTTCAGAACACCAaggtgaggatggagcaggaggttcccaacacagtaaatcaaagcactcacggcaaagatgaaattaagtttgtgtttattccattcagtccggttctcatgtgtacatttaggtgttatttgtaatgctaAAGCGGGTCATATGTGCATTGACTGCTGCCCTCTTATCCGGCTTTTCGAATGATGCATTGAGTGGCTCTGTAACAGGGGACGGGTCTGGGATGTCAAAGTCATCACCGTTGTAGTCCTCACCTCGACACATGGCCTCCACCATCcgcatcagctcttcagcatAGCCTGTTGCAGAGGAATATGGGACAAGGTTCAAATTAATCCAACCATAGATATGACACACGACTatgtacatctcaaaatacaaatcatatctgCAATCAACTTTCTATTATGCTTACCAAAAGATGGCTCCTGTAAGACTTTCCTCACAATGTAGCCGCCCTTCTTATACTTTGGATACCGCAGGTTGAACATCATCTCGCCATCGTGTCTGCTCCGCTGCTCCCTGTTGGCATTCtcgttgaaatgcaaagcagccaggatccctctaagaacagaacacaaacagaataatcagGAACAAGATGACCATTCTTAACAGcgaaacataaacaagtcaacccAAAAGAGCCCATGTTACCCCTCTATTTATCAGGTTGCACTGCCTAACAGTGGCTGCCCAAACCAGGCACAAGGCCCTGACCCTTGCCTACAAAACCACTTCAGGacatgtacatttcctgtgcactgcaaatgttgcaagctgtgattttgtcctcgattgtaagtcgctctggataaaagcgtctggcaagtgtaatgtaatagaatgtaataatgtcctaaaagaatgtttcacggaatatttctttgattaCCTGCTCTCCATCCCTTTGTATGAAAAGTGGCACATCTTTGGCGCAAAGTGGGTAATCACGCTATGGAATGCTTCGAGGTAGGATGTCTGGTGTGACGGGGACAGGCGTTGTATATCTGCACACAGCCTCTTGTTCCGGATGATCTTCTCCACTTCAATAGACACCTTCGTATCTGaagaacattgtacaaaatacatgtaaattatgcaACATGATGCAACATGATACTGTGATCAcaatctctgtaaaataaacattaggagTATACTAACGACAACTCAGCCACGGTTTACGCTGTTCCCTGCCTTCCAGGACTCCGTGCGCACAAGAAGAGAACAGTCCCTCGAACCCGGTGTGCCTGTTGTGGATGTGATCGATGACTGATGTCCATTTGTCCACCACAAGTTGTCCACTGCCAGGAGGCGTCGAGACCACGGACCAGTACAGATGGTTTATAATACTTCCCACCCAGGGTTTGAGGTCCTGGCAACCTCTAGTTTGTCCaaggctctgcagcttcttcttgacacctgagtaaacatgtgtagatgaataaataaatagaaatctaatGTACTGCTTGAAGGTCTTGACTCCAAGGGCAtaactaaaaccctttttagatACATGAACAGCCTGTAATAGCCTGAAATAGGCcctgtcctccacacacacaaggatttcacacataaaatttgtccaaacccaaaaaatcatatctttcaAAAAGGAATGTCAAGGTAGTGCTTCAAGTCTctcttaaaaattacattaaacaggtttaaacatgttgcacttaCTCTTGGCTACATGCCATATGTCAAACTGGTGCGTGATGTCTGGATGGTCCTCTCTAATCATCATGTTGATgcctatgtgtctgtctgtcacgagAGTTCCGACATCCACAAAGCCCTGGACTTTCTCAAGGGATCGCTGCAGTCCCACTTTCTCCATGTGGTAGGACCCTCCAACCTCATtgctctaaaacataaaaagcaggagATTTTGATGAGCATAACATTGACTAGTATAAAATTGTCCTTACTACgacagaagagtgtgttttctatacTGGGCAGGACTCACATAGAGgcataatacatctgaaatgtacctGTACAAGTTGTACGtcaataacagctgttttccGGAGCTCCATTGTTGAGTAGGTGCCGTACTTAGCGCAATGCCCTGGGGTGTCGGCACGCCCGTCACCACCACACACGATGGGTTCCCCTTCTGCCTGTAGCAGACAGAGCATGGCAAACTGCTGCTCGCCCCAAACTCgcttcacagctttgaaaagCACCTGGTCCTGATGTCTGAAGAACGATCTTTCCGACATCACAGCAACGCCCAATCTGGATAGGACACGCAGCACCTTGGTGACAGTGGCCCCACTGAAGAGAATGGCAgcggacaacaacacattcccaGCTGCTGTTCTGCCGAAGAAAGGTTGACTGTTCCATAGTCCTTGGTTCCCACATCCCCCGCACTGGATGGTGACCTGCAACTGTGTTCCTACTTCTTTACACTGCCAGGACAGTGACCTGCTCCCACAAAGTCCACAGCTGCACCATGTTGACAA of the Eleginops maclovinus isolate JMC-PN-2008 ecotype Puerto Natales chromosome 12, JC_Emac_rtc_rv5, whole genome shotgun sequence genome contains:
- the LOC134873534 gene encoding uncharacterized protein LOC134873534 encodes the protein MPERCVAAYCSNTRENGFTLHRFPKDPALCELWTQQVCRTRAGPKGTVWKPSSSSVLCSAHFEEECYDSIPALKEQLGIDVRLKKVLLPNSVPRIFHRGTSSRLAPGANGDVKSRRSHALEKRQRLEVLQECQSEYVAEEESDDFPDGDPSTDVNSTEDQHSDFSVQVCLRPPTRTVAMQFKGRGRTKGVQATTSMVTVGTQTEDDCFCFHNTDNSTSCGSDSDDNMSTDDPDYKLPSSDDSAEESPEHNTPPVPPPEAPAGSVFLVFWECLVTLLSTWCSCGLCGSRSLSWQCKEVGTQLQVTIQCGGCGNQGLWNSQPFFGRTAAGNVLLSAAILFSGATVTKVLRVLSRLGVAVMSERSFFRHQDQVLFKAVKRVWGEQQFAMLCLLQAEGEPIVCGGDGRADTPGHCAKYGTYSTMELRKTAVIDVQLVQSNEVGGSYHMEKVGLQRSLEKVQGFVDVGTLVTDRHIGINMMIREDHPDITHQFDIWHVAKSVKKKLQSLGQTRGCQDLKPWVGSIINHLYWSVVSTPPGSGQLVVDKWTSVIDHIHNRHTGFEGLFSSCAHGVLEGREQRKPWLSCHTKVSIEVEKIIRNKRLCADIQRLSPSHQTSYLEAFHSVITHFAPKMCHFSYKGMESRGILAALHFNENANREQRSRHDGEMMFNLRYPKYKKGGYIVRKVLQEPSFGYAEELMRMVEAMCRGEDYNGDDFDIPDPSPVTEPLNASFEKPDKRAAVNAHMTRFSITNNT
- the LOC134873535 gene encoding uncharacterized protein LOC134873535, which encodes MDSDNSDSSSDPDTFFEVAESDPMLEDNVRGVMPYRYEPYLDELEPQGSTESSDGEAEGAVGGAAVADGRMPMDFGRLQHVEWCSCGRCEPMPLVVESVCCREQSRVCERREEEGADTRCITEHSGFEPVCLNLHVLRTAHFHYRQEYGDVEGNEWKRYTGYRQFVRWCYEYLGRHVRVPIPSCVVWCIRRTFPSIDYRGFQDTNSP